From the genome of Agelaius phoeniceus isolate bAgePho1 chromosome 24, bAgePho1.hap1, whole genome shotgun sequence:
TTGGTGTCAGTAAAATGAGTTTAATTTCTTGTAAGGCACCTGCTCCGAGCTGAGAGCCCAGAACCTGAGGCTGGTGATGGGTTCTGGCCCAGCCATCAGAGCTTTTCCATCCTGGAGGatttccttctccttgctggtgatgctgtgctgctgtcgctgctgagCAGTGACGTCCTGCTGCTCTTGTTCTTCAGCATCTGCTGGAACTCCGTCCGCTCGTTAAAGATTTTCTGAAAATCAGCCACGTGTGAAGAggtgggcaggctgggagcagcactgcaaaGTGTCCTCTTAGCTCAGCAGtcccttcctggctgctggaaGCTGTCTGGGAGAGCCACATACCTGCATTGCCTCCAGCAGTTCATCATCCGTGAGCTCGCCCTGGGGGTCCTGGATGCCCTCCACGCTGAACGTAGCctggattattttgtttctgtacCTTTCAAACTTCGGATAAAAGAGGAGAGCGGGTGTGTTCAGGCTTAATGTGCATTTGCACTGATCTACAGAGACTGTGAAGTGTTTATGTGAAATTACAGGCAGTTTGGGCTTCACTGAAAGTGCTGTGGTGATTATGTGGGTCTGGGTGGGCCAAGGCTCTTCCCCTGGCACCAGGAGATGACTTTAGGGTGGTTCTTGTTACCTTGGGTCTGGAAGGATGTTAGAAACCTGACCTGAACTCACCTTTCTCCAGAGTTTCTGGTATTTGAggtctcttttctttttaagtggcacaagagctgcctgCTCCACAGCTAGGGAGCAAATGGACTGAGATTCCCAAGTGTGTCCCAAGAGGGAGACAGGGCTCTGAGGTGAAAAAGGCCACACTTACCTTGCTGCTGATGAGCTCCAGTGCCACTCTGGtttgcagctctgtgtgctgcagtgCCTCAAACTGGCTCTGGGTCTCCTTCTGGGCCTGTTTCTGCTCCAGGAGGTGGAGGCGGGTGGTCACAACCTcagcctgcagctggctgaTTGTCCCCTGTAACTCACTGATGAGCTTGTTCTGCTCAGCCAGCTGGAATTCCTGTTCTGCAACAACCTGAGCAGATACAGGAATCCAGCTGTCACTGGGGAGAAGAAAGTGAGCAAGTTTGACCTTATTTTCCCACTATTTGGTCCAAATGTTTCCTGGGCAGAATCTCTGGACTGACAATCTCACCAGTAGTGGTAGCTGTTATTATTTGGTGTTTTCTCTAAAACTACTGGGGTTAAGTGGGGGTTTTATATGCCAAACTCAACCAGCCCAGTGAAACAGCAAACAGACTTTTCTGTAGAGGCTTTGCTCAAATTCACCTGTTGAAGGTTTTGGTTCTCCTCCTCCATCATCACCACTGCTTCTTCGTGCCTCTGTTCTTCTGTAAGGCTGCAAAGCTGGAAGGAGAATGTTTTACACTTCAGTTTCACAGCCACAGGTGACCCTCCTGCCTATGAGAGAGGGAATGttgcaaaaatcccaaattcccagctgCCATGTCTCCTGCTAGCCATGGCCACCATGCTCTTGGGCCGTACCTTGTCAGACACAGCTTGGAACTGGACTTCTCTCACTCTGAGCTGCTTCTGGAGCAATTCCTTTTCGGATTTGATTCTCCGAAGCTCGGATTCTTGGATCTCCATCTGTCTTTGCAAGGAAGAGATGGCACCTGTGAAGTGGGAGAGTATTCTGTTAGCAAAGCAAATCCCTGCTGAACGCCCTGTGGCTGCTTTTTTCAGGTGAGCATAAGCAAAGCCACTGTGGGAACAGTCTGGGACCAGACTTGGGTCACATTAATGCTGCATCACAGTAGTTCTGGGTGATAATGTGGTTTGTGGGATGTGGGTTTGTACAGTGTGGAGAAGAAAAGGTGGTTTCACTTCAGTGTGactaattgtggccttccagtgccACAAAGAACTGACAGAGACTGTTTACAAGGCGCTGGAGTGACAGAACaggagggaatggcttcacactaaTAGAGAACAGGGTTAGAGTGGATGtatggaaaaaattcttccccgTGAGGGTGGCTaggcctggcacaggttttccagagaagctgtggctgcccctggatccctagaagtgtccaaggccaggttggacagggcttggagcaacctgggatagtggaaggtgtccctgcccatggcacggggtggcactgggtgatttttaaggtccctccaacccaaaccattctgttaTTCCATGTGTATTAAACGGCCTGGCTTTGAGGTGGGCGCTGCTCTGAGGACATGCAGAGTGGGCACCTCGAGCCCTGCTTTGCCACTCTGCTCAGCGCTTTCTCTGCTGGTTTTCTCGTGTTCTTCACTtccaaggggggaaaaaaagtgttttcaaaGCAAGCGGCTTTTCAGCCTGTGAGCGACACCCTGCAATGTTTCCAAGGTGAAAGGAGCCGAACTGAATGAGACCTAGGCAGGTAAAGGCGTGCTCTGGGCACCTCCCGCGGTACCTATGGCCATCTTGTGGTCATCCTTGGCTTTCCGCAGCTCCTGCCGGAGCTGCCCCATGGATTCGGCGAGCTCTGCTCCCTGCGAGTCATCGGCTTCCATcgcccggggctggggctgcggccgggccgggccggggtcTGTCCTGCACCGCGGGGCTCGGAGCGGGGCCGCTGCCGGGCAACGGCGTGAGGCGGGCGGGCCTTCCGCTTCCGAGTCAGCGGGGCCGGGCCATGGGGCGGAGGAGGAAGACGCTGCACGACTACGCGGCCGAGTTCTCGGAGCTGTCGGTGCGGCGggagccggcggggccgggcccggcgggcgcCGTGGAGACGCTGTTGTGCACGCCGTGCCAGCTGCCCCTGAGGGTGCGCCGCGACCGCATCCTGGAGCACCTCAGCTCGGGCCGCCACTGCCGCAACCGCCGCCTGCTCCGGCAGCTCGGGCTGCGCGCCCCGGGGCTCCGGTGAGGGACACACCGCTGCTCGGGCTCACCCGGCCTTTCCCTGCCTCATTCAGTCTCACCCGACCGACCCCTGCTCGGGTTcatcctgcccttccctgcctcgCTCACCCTAGTTCAGTCTCACCCGACCACCCCTGCTCGGGCTcatcctgcccttccctgcctcacCCGCTCCATCTCAGCCTCACCGACCCTTGCTCGGGCTCATCCTGCCCTTCTCTGCCTCACCCGCCCCATCTCAATCTCACTGATCCCAGAACAGTGTCCCCAGCTGGACCAGTGcttgtccccctgtgctgggcactgctgaggccccTCAAGTGCCATGCCCAGTTCTGTTCTTCACTACAAAAcagacattgaggggctggagcgtgtccagagaagggcgtggagctggggaaggggctggggagtCAGTgctatgaggagtggctgagggagctgtgggtgGCACTTAGTGGTGTGGTTTAATTGACAAGGAGATGCTCAGTCAAAGGTTTGCCCTGATGATCTTGGAAATCTTGTCCAATTTTAATGATTCTTTAATTATCTGTCTCACCTGACCCCACTCAGGAAGCATTTGGACAGCATCCTCAGACATATGGTGACATTCTTGGGGTGTTCTTATGCAGGGTGTTCTTCTCAagagttggatttgatgatccttgtgggtcccttccagctcaggatattctctGATCCTCTGATCTCTGtctcctcagctctgcagg
Proteins encoded in this window:
- the CCDC27 gene encoding coiled-coil domain-containing protein 27 codes for the protein MEADDSQGAELAESMGQLRQELRKAKDDHKMAIGAISSLQRQMEIQESELRRIKSEKELLQKQLRVREVQFQAVSDKLCSLTEEQRHEEAVVMMEEENQNLQQVVAEQEFQLAEQNKLISELQGTISQLQAEVVTTRLHLLEQKQAQKETQSQFEALQHTELQTRVALELISSKFERYRNKIIQATFSVEGIQDPQGELTDDELLEAMQKIFNERTEFQQMLKNKSSRTSLLSSDSSTASPARRRKSSRMEKL